The Desulfuromonas acetoxidans DSM 684 genome contains a region encoding:
- the murG gene encoding undecaprenyldiphospho-muramoylpentapeptide beta-N-acetylglucosaminyltransferase, with product MNILIAGGGTGGHVFPALAIARRAMELDTANEILFVGTRQGIEARVVEPAGFDIDYVDFSGFAGKSVWQKACVMAKLVSSTREALEILGDFNADVVIGVGGYASLPMLVAAGLKRIPVVLHEQNAWPGLANRLAARWAKRVCISMADVAQHFHGRPVVLTGNPVRQELFSCRAWRGDHPSLLIFGGSQGARAINQAIVEALPLLKRALPELTIVHQTGEAALADMVAAYNDRNFDRVTLLPFIDDMAAAYRDNQLVLCRSGATTVAELAACGRPAVLVPFPQAAADHQTCNARVLAKHDAAVLLPQDQLTPQRLADELISLFQDPQRLADMGRQAKMLAAKGAADLILNECRHVARKRTK from the coding sequence ATGAATATTCTGATTGCCGGGGGGGGGACCGGAGGGCATGTGTTTCCGGCTCTGGCTATTGCCCGGCGGGCCATGGAGCTGGATACGGCCAACGAAATTCTGTTTGTCGGCACCCGGCAGGGGATTGAAGCCCGGGTGGTGGAGCCGGCGGGGTTTGACATCGACTATGTTGATTTTAGTGGCTTTGCCGGTAAAAGCGTTTGGCAGAAAGCCTGCGTCATGGCCAAGCTGGTGTCGAGTACCCGGGAAGCCTTGGAGATTTTAGGCGACTTCAATGCCGATGTGGTGATCGGTGTTGGCGGCTATGCCTCGTTGCCGATGCTGGTGGCTGCCGGGCTGAAACGGATTCCGGTGGTATTGCATGAGCAGAACGCCTGGCCGGGACTGGCCAATCGGCTGGCCGCACGCTGGGCCAAACGCGTGTGCATATCGATGGCCGATGTGGCCCAGCACTTCCACGGTCGTCCGGTGGTCTTGACCGGTAATCCGGTGCGTCAGGAGTTATTCAGTTGTCGCGCCTGGCGTGGCGACCATCCCAGCCTGTTGATCTTTGGCGGCAGCCAAGGCGCTCGGGCGATTAATCAGGCGATAGTGGAGGCCCTGCCGCTGCTTAAGCGGGCGCTGCCCGAGCTGACCATTGTACATCAGACCGGCGAAGCGGCTCTGGCCGATATGGTCGCCGCGTATAATGACCGCAATTTCGACCGGGTGACCTTGCTGCCGTTTATCGATGATATGGCTGCAGCGTATCGCGACAATCAACTGGTACTGTGTCGTTCTGGGGCTACCACTGTGGCGGAATTGGCGGCCTGCGGGCGCCCGGCGGTGCTGGTGCCTTTCCCTCAAGCGGCAGCGGACCATCAGACGTGCAATGCCCGGGTGCTTGCTAAACATGATGCGGCGGTTTTACTCCCCCAAGACCAATTGACGCCACAGCGTTTGGCGGATGAATTGATTAGCCTGTTTCAAGACCCGCAGCGTCTGGCCGACATGGGCCGTCAGGCGAAAATGCTTGCTGCCAAAGGTGCTGCCGATCTGATCCTTAACGAGTGTCGTCACGTGGCACGGAAACGGACGAAATAA
- the mraY gene encoding phospho-N-acetylmuramoyl-pentapeptide-transferase yields MLYHLLYPLHTEFSALYVFRFITFRTIYATITALVLSFLLGPWVIERLSSLQIGQTIRKVGPESHFKKEGTPTMGGTLILIAIVLPTLLWADLRNGYVWVALLVTVGYGAIGFVDDYKKVKLKSSDGLSARHKMLGQLLIAGIAGYLLFTVTPFEPVLTVPFFKGFQPNIGLFYIPLILLVVVGSGNAVNLTDGLDGLAIGPMISASSAYLLFAYLAGNAKLSSYLQIGGVPGAGELSIMCGAMVGAGLGFLWFNTYPAQVFMGDVGSLSLGGALGIIAIIVKQELVLVIVGGIFVVEALSVIVQVMSFRFLGRRVFRMAPIHHHFELKGWPEPKIIVRFWIISIVLALVALSTLKLR; encoded by the coding sequence ATGCTGTACCATCTGCTTTATCCGTTACATACTGAGTTTTCCGCGCTCTATGTGTTTCGCTTTATCACCTTTCGCACCATCTATGCGACCATTACCGCCCTGGTATTGTCGTTTCTGCTTGGTCCGTGGGTCATTGAACGGTTGAGCTCGTTGCAGATTGGTCAGACCATTCGCAAAGTTGGTCCTGAATCCCACTTTAAAAAAGAGGGCACGCCCACCATGGGCGGCACGTTGATCCTTATTGCCATTGTGTTGCCGACGCTGCTATGGGCGGATCTGCGCAACGGCTATGTGTGGGTGGCGCTGCTGGTGACGGTGGGCTATGGAGCCATCGGTTTTGTCGACGATTATAAAAAGGTCAAATTGAAGAGCAGTGACGGTCTCTCCGCGCGCCACAAGATGCTCGGCCAGTTGCTGATTGCCGGGATAGCCGGGTATCTGCTGTTTACGGTGACACCGTTTGAACCGGTGTTAACGGTCCCGTTTTTCAAAGGATTTCAGCCAAATATCGGTTTGTTTTATATTCCGTTGATTCTGCTGGTGGTGGTGGGTAGCGGTAATGCCGTCAACCTGACCGATGGTCTTGACGGTCTGGCTATCGGGCCGATGATCAGCGCGTCGAGTGCGTATCTGCTGTTTGCCTATCTGGCTGGTAATGCCAAGTTGTCCTCCTATCTGCAGATCGGTGGTGTTCCCGGAGCCGGGGAATTGTCCATCATGTGCGGAGCTATGGTGGGCGCCGGGTTGGGTTTTCTGTGGTTTAACACCTATCCGGCTCAAGTGTTTATGGGCGATGTCGGCAGTTTGTCACTCGGCGGAGCGCTGGGCATTATTGCCATCATTGTTAAGCAGGAGCTGGTGCTGGTGATTGTCGGCGGCATCTTTGTTGTGGAAGCGTTGTCGGTGATTGTTCAAGTGATGTCGTTTCGTTTTCTGGGCCGACGGGTGTTTCGTATGGCGCCGATCCATCACCATTTCGAACTTAAAGGTTGGCCGGAACCGAAGATTATCGTCCGATTCTGGATTATCAGTATCGTACTGGCTCTGGTGGCCCTGTCGACTTTGAAACTGAGATAG
- the ftsW gene encoding putative lipid II flippase FtsW, which yields MVKREYDNTILILTVALACFGVMMVYSASSMMALKVHGDGFYFLKRQGVFALLGFAALAITMRIDYHWWRKLAVPLLLLCTLLLAAVFIPGVGAKAGGAYRWIRMPGFTFQPSEAAKLALIFYLAHSATKKEDRLKDFRYGFVPYMVVLLMLIGLMLAQRDLGGSATMAAVTGSMLLVAGTRWRYLVSSVIVAMPTLVYFIMQEEYRRKRIMAFWDPWQDPFDTGFQVIQSQMGFGLGGLMGQGLGEGKQKLFYLPEAHTDFIFSIIGEEMGYVTVALIITMYLVVVLLGLRVAYQAPDGFGRLTAFGISILFGLQAFANMGVAMSMLPNKGLALPLISYGGTSLLCTLFSIGVLLNISSQTVRSPS from the coding sequence ATGGTCAAACGCGAGTATGACAACACGATTCTGATTCTCACTGTGGCTCTGGCCTGCTTCGGAGTGATGATGGTCTATTCCGCCTCGTCGATGATGGCGCTCAAGGTCCACGGTGACGGGTTCTATTTTTTGAAACGACAGGGCGTGTTTGCCCTGTTGGGCTTTGCCGCCCTGGCCATCACCATGCGCATTGATTATCACTGGTGGCGCAAGCTGGCCGTGCCGTTGTTGTTGCTGTGCACGCTGCTGCTGGCGGCGGTGTTTATTCCCGGTGTCGGCGCGAAAGCCGGCGGTGCTTACCGCTGGATTCGCATGCCAGGGTTCACGTTTCAGCCGTCTGAAGCGGCCAAACTGGCGCTGATTTTTTACCTGGCCCACTCGGCGACTAAAAAGGAAGACCGGCTCAAGGATTTTCGTTACGGCTTTGTGCCCTACATGGTGGTGCTGTTGATGTTGATCGGCCTGATGCTGGCCCAGCGAGATCTGGGCGGCTCAGCCACGATGGCGGCGGTGACCGGCAGTATGCTGCTGGTCGCGGGAACACGCTGGCGCTATCTGGTCTCCAGCGTGATCGTCGCCATGCCGACCCTGGTGTATTTCATCATGCAGGAGGAGTATCGGCGCAAACGGATCATGGCGTTCTGGGATCCCTGGCAGGACCCATTTGACACGGGGTTTCAAGTGATTCAGAGCCAGATGGGGTTTGGTCTGGGCGGTTTGATGGGCCAGGGCCTCGGCGAGGGCAAGCAGAAGCTGTTTTACCTGCCCGAAGCGCACACCGATTTTATCTTCTCCATCATTGGTGAGGAGATGGGCTATGTCACCGTGGCACTGATCATTACCATGTACTTGGTTGTGGTTTTGCTTGGTTTGCGGGTGGCGTATCAGGCACCAGATGGATTCGGACGACTGACGGCGTTCGGCATCAGTATTTTGTTTGGGTTGCAGGCGTTTGCCAATATGGGAGTGGCCATGTCTATGCTGCCCAATAAAGGGTTGGCCTTGCCGCTGATCTCTTATGGCGGCACCAGTCTGTTGTGCACGCTGTTTTCGATTGGGGTGCTGTTGAATATTTCCAGCCAAACGGTAAGGAGCCCATCATGA
- the murD gene encoding UDP-N-acetylmuramoyl-L-alanine--D-glutamate ligase, whose translation MTNIAGKRIVVVGAGLSGLAVCRHAISAGADVTLSDRRSAEQIPGLEILDSRVQRDLGGHDDAVFQQADLIVVSPGVPLTVPVLAKAIDRGIPVWGEVEYASRHLTAPVIAITGTNGKSTTTELVGQMLRGCGKRVFVGGNIGVPLIEAAGQDVDYVVVELSSFQLETIDQLHPRYALMLNVSVDHLDRYPDMAAYVAAKKAIFANQTADDIAVLNGEDELVMAMVPGIDSRPVRFSSQRLLEQGISFTQGTIHWCNKGEQCCFNTDELMLSGLHNIENVMAALVPVLLEGCDPEQAWQAACRFTGLPHRMVLVRTLNGVRWYNDSKGTNLGSVEKSVGGLSAPVTLIAGGKDKGGDYRDIRSALQGRVTALVLIGQAADLMEQAWGDLCPIYRAESMEQAVDVAHKVTPSPGQVVLSPGCSSFDMFKSFEERGERFSEAVRALHGKE comes from the coding sequence ATGACGAACATTGCCGGGAAACGAATTGTTGTAGTGGGGGCCGGTCTCAGTGGACTGGCGGTATGTCGCCATGCGATCTCTGCCGGTGCCGACGTGACACTGAGTGACCGGCGCAGTGCGGAGCAGATTCCAGGTCTTGAGATTCTGGATAGCCGGGTGCAGCGCGATCTCGGTGGCCACGATGACGCTGTGTTTCAGCAGGCGGATCTGATCGTTGTCAGCCCCGGTGTGCCGTTGACGGTGCCGGTGCTGGCCAAAGCCATTGATCGCGGAATACCGGTGTGGGGGGAAGTGGAATACGCCTCTCGCCACCTGACGGCGCCGGTGATTGCGATTACCGGAACCAACGGCAAGTCGACCACCACCGAGCTGGTGGGTCAGATGCTGCGTGGCTGCGGAAAACGGGTGTTTGTCGGTGGCAACATTGGTGTGCCGCTGATTGAGGCGGCAGGGCAGGATGTCGATTACGTGGTCGTGGAACTGTCATCGTTTCAGTTGGAAACCATCGACCAGCTTCATCCACGCTATGCGCTGATGCTCAATGTGTCGGTAGATCACCTCGACCGCTATCCGGATATGGCGGCCTATGTGGCGGCCAAAAAGGCGATCTTTGCCAACCAGACCGCTGATGATATCGCGGTGCTCAATGGCGAAGATGAACTGGTTATGGCTATGGTACCGGGCATCGACAGTCGTCCGGTGAGATTTTCCTCCCAACGGTTGTTGGAGCAGGGGATCAGCTTTACTCAGGGAACGATCCATTGGTGCAACAAGGGCGAACAGTGCTGTTTCAATACCGACGAACTCATGTTGTCCGGATTGCACAATATTGAAAATGTCATGGCCGCGCTGGTGCCGGTATTGTTGGAAGGTTGTGATCCTGAGCAGGCCTGGCAGGCGGCTTGTCGCTTTACCGGCCTGCCCCATCGTATGGTGCTGGTGCGTACTCTTAATGGTGTGCGCTGGTACAACGATTCCAAAGGGACCAACCTCGGCAGTGTTGAGAAGAGTGTCGGCGGACTTTCCGCTCCAGTGACCCTGATTGCCGGTGGCAAAGATAAGGGTGGTGATTACCGGGACATTCGCTCGGCGTTACAGGGGCGGGTGACAGCGTTGGTGTTGATCGGACAGGCTGCAGACTTGATGGAACAGGCGTGGGGCGATCTTTGCCCGATTTATCGGGCGGAGTCCATGGAGCAGGCCGTTGACGTGGCGCATAAGGTGACGCCGTCGCCGGGCCAGGTAGTGTTGTCGCCCGGCTGCTCAAGTTTTGACATGTTCAAAAGTTTCGAAGAACGTGGTGAGCGATTCAGTGAGGCGGTTCGGGCCCTGCATGGGAAAGAGTAA